Proteins from a genomic interval of Actinoalloteichus hymeniacidonis:
- the rpmG gene encoding 50S ribosomal protein L33, with translation MAATDVRPKITLACEECKHRNYITRKNRRNDPDRLGIKKYCSNCNTHRVHKETR, from the coding sequence GTGGCCGCCACCGACGTTCGCCCCAAGATCACGTTGGCGTGCGAGGAGTGCAAGCACCGTAACTACATCACCCGGAAGAACCGGCGGAACGACCCGGACCGTTTGGGCATCAAGAAGTACTGCTCGAACTGCAACACCCACCGGGTGCACAAGGAGACCCGCTGA